The Dermacentor silvarum isolate Dsil-2018 chromosome 3, BIME_Dsil_1.4, whole genome shotgun sequence region acccaacattaacgaaaggccgcgtttctagcgcgtttctaacgcgtttgtgctagcgcgttacggcccgtgtaagaagctagtgtaagacgctgtggcctctccaccttaccttcaacgcgtttcgaacgcgctgcccaaagcggtggcaagtcaagttcaagtcgaggagcgtttatgaatacggggggtatactctctcagcagtcatgtgatggcgtcggcaaacgcggtgcacgttccggcatgtgtaaatggctgcgtaagacgctgtggccgctcccccttactagagatagagagtactgcacgtttataacgcgtttgtgctagcgtccccttaagcgggagatccgatgattccctccggagcttcgcccactcatcatcattcacctcgtggatctgctgtaattttttttcaggtGAGGCCTTTTAACTCGAATGTCAAGCGTTGGCCAGAAGTGATAAGAGAAAGAATAATTCTATGTATAAAAATAAATCAAAGCTTCCTGAGCGCACCTCATGGAGCCCTCAACTTCCGTCGCTTTTCCAGAAAAATTACTTCCTTTCCTAAGAAATGAGTTGACCACACTGATACAAGTTCAGGTACAGTTTTCGGAGTTTCCAGTGCACCTTCAATTTGCGTTTTCTCTCCTTGTCACCAATTACTTCCACTTCAATTGGTAATATTGTACTGGTGTTTTCctgaacattttttaaaatttcgcaGATACTGCTGCTACCCAATCCTTGCTTTCTTTCATTCTCTGTTTTCGCTTCTTAATTTTCTTTGGATGCATTGAGAATCGCGCCAATATTGATACTATCGACTTATTAGTATCAAAAGCTGTATGAAATTTTGTGAGTGTGGACCACTTGTAAAATGAAACTTCAGttctaaaaaaagaagaacatgATATGCCTGTAGTTGTTTTATTTCAAGATTGCGGACAGTGCCTGCTTGAGCTTCTTTTATTGAGGTATGATGCTATGTATGATGAATTAATTAGACAATCACTATTACTGTAAATCATGTTCACGGCCCAGTGAGTTCCTTGGCAGTaggatatgtttttttttcatgcaaggTATTATACTGACAAGCTTCAGGAAAACTTGAATAATTCGCGCCACCTGAACCGGTAATCTCGCGTTTCCTAGCTGCGCCACATCTTGTCTGGCGTTGGTAGTTCTAGCATTCCTCGTGCTCAGAATACAGCAGGCGATGAAAACAGCAAACATCGACTGACATTATACGTCTTAAACAGCCTCCGACTAGTATGATGAAACGATTGGCGGTACTGCAACTGATCGTGCAGACAAAATCTTTATTCACGTACCGCTTCCTGCACTGTACACGCCGTGAACTACGGGATCTAGTGACCTATAAGGACTACGCTACCCGAGAGTCGACGCTTTGAGAAACGCCTAACGTCTCCTTGCGATGCAGGCCAGAGAGTAAGTAAGCCGTATCTCCGCCTTTCGTTGTCTAGTTATTTGAGAAGTGCCTTCAGCTTCCATGACGCATTAAGACGGTCTCACTTCCTATTCACATGCGCGGCAACATCGTGCTGCAGACAGCTAGGTTTAGTAGTAAGTTTAGCTTCCGGGGCAGATGAACTCTTGATAGGAACACTGCTAACGTGTCCTTTTTCCGTCGACAAACCGCAGGTTTAGTTATATGAGGCTATAGGCCTAGAGACTGAGATAACAGCTTTCTGCTCGCATTCCTGCGTGTCGCAATCGagatttatatttttatttcttgCCTTCATTGGTAGGCTAGAAGTACCTTCTCCCCCTGCGATGCTCCCCTCGGATGCTGCCACTGCAACAGTATATAAACTCGGAACGAGGAGACGTTCACCATTCCTTACAGTCCTGAGTGTTGTAACGTCAAGTATGAATACAATGGTAAGGATTGGTAAAGTTGAGCTGTCTTTCGCtatattatacatatatatggaAAGTTATACTTTCTTGTGTACTACGTAGCTCTAATAGATGTGCATGTATGTGTATTTGATATTTGAGTTAGATTGAAGCGCACCGAAAACACGGACTCAGAAAGGAAGTAGACAAGAAAGCGCTTCCTCCTGGTGCATAGCTTTGAAAAATTAGCTTGTAATTTTGTAACTCAGGGCACAAGAAAACACGGAGCAAGACAGCGAAATCTTCCATTAGAGCGCGTTACCTAAGAGAAATTATGAAGCTTTAATTGGAAAGACGCAGAGGTTTATACCACACTATTCGATAAAAATTATCTTGCGCTCAGCAAAGAGGCTGGAGCACCTCTTCATTCTGCAGCCTGGCTTTCCGTGGCCTTCTGATTTCGGGCAGCGCGCCTATAGTTTGGCGAGCACTGCGTGCCGCAGGAACTGCTACTCTGTCTCACTAATTTTTTTTATCGTCAGGGTTGTGCAATCGTTTGATAGTTCAAATACGAATAAAATAGTATATCGCACTCGATTTTGTATCTGATTCGAAAACTCACAATTGGGAATAATTTTATACTCTTTGCCGTTGCCGGGTAGGCGATTACAACACTTACTGGAGCCTCGGTGAGGAAAGACTTATGCAACCGGGAACTCTTTCGAATTATTTTGTTGTGAATGGCATTCCATACATGTTCCAAATAGCGTAAATGAGTGCATTTTTTACCACGTGCAATCCACGCAACCCTCTTATTTTAATACATTTAGAACTGAGAAAAAATTTGGTATTTGTGTCGCAATTCAAATGTCGTTTTTGTTTTCGCATATTCGTATGCGATTCGAATTCGGAAAACTACTGCACCAATTCCTCAATAATAGCTCCTCGCAAGGACTTCGTATTTAGCTCGGCTGAATACCACGGGAGAGTGTAGTGAGGCGTCTGTTAAGCTAGTGCAAAGGATGTAGTTGCGGTCTTCTCTCCCACAGCCAGGCATGTGCATTTCGGTTGGTTGTCAGCCTCACTTCTTCAAGTCAGTCTATATATGTCAGACGTTAAGAGTATCACAGACTAAGCTGTAAAATAGCGCCTCAGAGATTAGTATAAGCTCTGTGTAGACGTTCCACATCAATGACCTTACAAGAATCCCACACATTATCCTGCCATCGATATATTAACGCACCGAGATGTGTGAGAAAACTCATTTGTGTTCTTGTGCTTTTTTTGTAGTCTTGTTTTTTCCCCACACTGCCTACATGGTGCTACCAATTTGCCCACCAAGGGTACATAGCACGTATGAGATGTATTCACAGTTTCTCAATTTTGTTCTGCAGACGAAGCTATTTGCCTTGCTCGCCGTAGTCGCCATGTCCCTGGTCTGCCCAGTGGCTGAAGCTGGGGGACTAGGCTACGGCGGCGCTGGTTACGGAGGCCGAGGATACGGTGGCCTAGGATACGGTGGTCTAGGATACGGCGGTCTAGGATACGGTGGCCTCGGCTACGGAGGTCTCGGCTACGGAGGTCTCGGCTACGGAGGTCTTGGTTATGGCGGCCTTGGTGGCGGCCTAGGTGGTGGCTTGGGCGGTGTCGGCGGTGGTGTCGGCGGCGGTGTCGGCGGTGGTGTCGGCGGTGGTGTAAGCGGTGTAGGCGTCGGCAGCAGTGTTGCTCTTCTTAGCGGCGGGCCTGCCTTTGCCAAGGCCGTGGCCGGACCAGCGTTCGTGGTGAGGACGGTTCACCACGTCAACAAAGTCAGTGGTGGAGGAGCTCTTGTTGCCCACTCTGGCCTCGGAAGCGGATACGGCGGCGGCTACGGAGGCTACGGAGGTGGTTATGGTGGATACGGCGGCGGCTATGGAGGCTACGGAGGTGGTTATGGTGGATATGGCGGCGGATATGGTGGCTACAAAAGTGGTTACAAAGGCTAATTCTTGCGTTCGTTGATTTATTGTTGAGAACTTTGCTTACGAATGCAAGAGAAATCACCTGCATAGACGTGTCCCCGCCACAACGACGATGCACTAACAGTCGTTCAACTTATTTAACACTGGTGGTTTGAACTCTAAGGTGTGAAAGCCTTGCAGCCTTCACAGCTCAAAAAAGCTGGATTTATTATTCTCCGGTGTCAAAAAAGGCGGGAAGTGCGCACGAGAAATAGCCGTGACATCACTTCAGCATTTTTCAACCACCTTTTAGAAAAGCACAAAATAAAAGAATGTTGGCACCAGAAAACCTTCTTTTGTCTTCCTTATATTTTGCAGCCCAATGGATTTTTCCAGCAAAATGCAGAGCGGCATTACGCATGCCATCGTAGTGACTATGCCTTTGAGCAACGATGCTTTGCCATCGATAAAAAAACAGGGCCTCAGTTCATGGCCCCCCTGCATAGCCTTGGCGAATAAAGAGATGGCGACGACTGAGTAGATGAGTATAGGAATAAGCTGGTGGAGCCATAGTTAACAATTAGGCATCGGGAAATTTTCTGCACAAGTGACTGCCAATAGTAAGCATCAAGGCCATGCGTATAGAACAGCATATACAAAGCTACGCTACATGACTACATTACGATTCTCCAGGAACCAATGGAAACACGAGATCCGCGTGAATCGTATACAATGTAGGGGTCAAAATTAAACATCAATGTCTTCCGAAGATATGACCAGCACATGTACTTGCGACACGCTAAGCATTACTGCCTTTATTTGAAATTGCGCCACAGTTGATTATCGTCGTGGTATAAAAACTCAACAAACCAGCAGCTGATAAACGATCATCGAAGCACAACTTTTTAGCATGAAGCCACTTTGTCGTCCATGTCCCATTGGACATCGGTCTGCTAAAGCGCAGACCTGTCGAGTTGTACATCAGCGTGCGTCACAACAGGTGGAATCACACTCTATTCTATCGACGTGGTCAGGTCTTGTGAGCCTCCTCGTGTTCACCATGGGCTTCGACTAACGCTCCCTGACTGTGTCTACCCTAGAGCTTACTCTAGAGCTTGTCTACTCTAGAGCTTCGGTCTTACCATCGTCCCGGAAAAATTATCAGTGCAAGCTAACTAGGCCAATAATCCAGCATCAAGTACCCCGGAGAGCTAAGGAGTTCAGCGTACCCTACATTTGCGTCAAGTAGTTTACATTGTTGCATTTTTCGGTGCTCTATATATCCTCGTCAAGAACCATCCTTGTTCTGATTTAGAATTTTGGCCACAGTATATCTACCGGTAGTGGTCAAAAAATGCCTTGGCGTGCTAATACGTTTGAGTTATATGTATATTTATAACAGTCCAATGACATCAGATTGAATGCACATGCTTGAATCCATGTACATCGAAGCTTTGATTATGTGGTTATTGAAATGCTATAAAACGGTTCATCGCGATTTGCAACATAATGATTACTGCCACGACATAGCCTGACAGCAGTCCAGTCAACTATTTGACTGGACTGCAGTGACCTGAAGAAAGTGACTGTGAAAAAGTTAGGGTGAGATAAAGTGAGACCTTGCGTTTGATGTTTTACAAGATCTTGGAATTAATTTCGCCCATTCCAGCTTAAGATGACaatttaatatttttcttttatggATGAAATTCCAGTTTGGCAGAAAGTGATCGGGAGGGTGCCTTGAATTCCTCAGTAAGGACCAGTAGCGCactcaggatctctgccagggggggggggggggggttgacagtatGCCTTAGTTTCCCAaaaccatctaaacagcactaatgtCAATGtcgtcacgggaaattgtaaaaaaatgcgctttgtgCGCAAGTGTGCGAGCGTGCAGACGATTCCGCGTCTTACGTACATCTCAGTTGCAATAGTcgaaggcgcaaggaaagaaaaggggttaaacaaaagggggggggggggttggctcggcctcgggggggggggggggggagttaaaAACCCCGAAACACAAACCTCCCATCGGTGCTCAACTGGTAAGGAGTCTGTAGCGAACGTGGTGTTGAACAAGTTCTACCAATCTACATCGGTAATCGCTTAATTTCCCctatatagtgggggactccggaataacttggactacctggggttctttaacgtgcacctacatctaagtacacgagtgtttttgcgtttcgcctccatccaaatgcggccgccgtggccaagtGAAGTCACACTTTCACCCCAGACGGAAAGAATTCATAGCGATAGCAATAAACTCAACATTTACACAAAGCAAGGCTCGTTATCTCATAGACGATATagattgcagtaaacattcgcataATGGCGTCATGCGCGCACATAGAAacgaacagatctcactcgacgaACGCGAGCACTCGCTATCGCAGCTTTGGCGTGATGGGGTGCGCCCGCTGCGGGAGCGCATGAGCTTTTTCCGAAGTAAATGATTTATGCTGGCGCTCACTTCACCGTTACAAATCTGTGGCGTCACGATACAAATCTCAGATTACCCTACCGTGAAGACTAGGCGCGCGGAACGACAGTGCTCATAAAGCAACCAGGCATCTAGGCTCCTCTTTAGCTCTGGCACTCGCCCGCAAATGAACTCAAACGTACATGCGATGTTCGGGCAGAGTGCGCTCAGACGCGCGCACAATCGTGCGCAGTCACAGCCGAGCTAGAGGAGGTGGTGCGCGCTCGATCAGGTAGCCTTCAAGATGGCGCGCACGAAGGGACTGCTGGCACGAAACCACCAGCGACCTCAGCTCACCCTTAGCACGGGAACCCGCCGCATATTACCTCCTTCATACATACAACGTGCATAGCCAGGAACGCGCTCAGACACGCACAGAGCCACGCGCCGCCACAAGTTGGCTAGCGGAGGAGCATGGTGGTCTCCTCGGCGCATCAAACCACCATCCTTCTCCGCTCACCCTCAAATGCTTGCCCTGACACCCGCAGCATACGTTGTGCAGGTCGCTCCTTCTCCTCACACTCAGACTTTATTTTGACCATCACTGTGACGGCAGGAACTCGCAGGGATACTCGCAAAGATATGGTCAGTCTAGGGCATGTATGTACCTTAAAGAGCAGGAGCTCAACGATACCTTCAACAGCGTGAGCCTTACcatactatactcgcggacaacctTTTGTGGTTATGAAGGGAAAgatacggaggcaaagcgcgcacaagagaGAGCCCTTCTGAAAATAGACCCGCGTTTTAATCCTGATTACTGtaggctggagaagagaaaacgtaaacacgttattagcaacagTTATATAAGGCACAACACACCGCTGAGCgtaaaagttcacttattttgcggcttttacCGCCCGCGTCTGGGTAAACGCGAAactgtcgcacgtggaagctgcgtcgattcagcgtctgttccaaGCACGGTGTAATGTAGGTGTTGACACTCGCTGCCCGCCGCGACGGAGAGCGTGCCcagatcgtgttcgctgtagccacgccccatcggcccGTGAGCCGCAGCGCTCGCCATGCAGCTGCGACCGGTGCATGTGCTACAGCCACGGTGTAACTGTGGCACATGCGCCGGCCGCAGCTGCGTGAAGGGCAccgcggctcaggggccgatggggccGAGCCGTAACCTAGAAAGTATATTTCTGTGGGCTAATGTGTGGGCGTAGGTCAGTCGGACGGACTAAGGAATCACCCAAAGACAGACAGGAACGACTTTTAACACGGTCAGCAGACAAGGGACTAGACGCACACGAAATACAGAGTGTACATCACACAGCTTGTCGATGTAACAGTCAGGTGCTGTAATCACTCACAGTTCCTATCGCAGTAGTGGATCACCCGCCGCAGCATTGTGGTAGCGACGGCTGGGACGCGGCTCAGCCGCACGCCACTGCGACAGTGACGGGAACCGGGGCGTAGCCCGGCCTCGGCGGGTGACGAACGGTGATGACACCGTAGGGCGGCCTATCTCAGCCGCAACAGGAGCCGAGGCGCAGCCCGGCCTGGGCAGGGCAGGGCGGCGATGGACGGCGCAGCACAGCCTGCCTCGGGAATGTCAGGAAGCCGAGGCGAAGCCCGACCACGGCAGGATCCGCTAGTTAGATCGGGCTCCAAGTACAgcgagccggggcgaagcccggtTTAACAGGGTCGggatcacggtgtaagatatatatactctttaggtgaggacactcgccagactcgatcgaccagataaagtagcaaaggcgcgcgccgatcggcccggtgacggcagcggatacctatcggcagtgcgacgcaacttcaacacagaaagctttttattggtttaatctcccgttgttatagcaaccggcggttcgcgggaaatccgaaatgattgagtgacgcactaaagcaggtcaccggggagagggcatgcgctcgttccttgtcggcgcacgctctcgccttcgttctaactgaagttgcgtcgttccgccgataggtatccggtGCTGtaaccgccccgatagacgcgcgcccttgctactttatctggtcgatcgcgtctagcaagcaagccgagaagtgtccccacctaaagagtatatatcttacaccgtggtcgggAT contains the following coding sequences:
- the LOC119444382 gene encoding shematrin-like protein 2, giving the protein MSLVCPVAEAGGLGYGGAGYGGRGYGGLGYGGLGYGGLGYGGLGYGGLGYGGLGYGGLGYGGLGGGLGGGLGGVGGGVGGGVGGGVGGGVSGVGVGSSVALLSGGPAFAKAVAGPAFVVRTVHHVNKVSGGGALVAHSGLGSGYGGGYGGYGGGYGGYGGGYGGYGGGYGGYGGGYGGYKSGYKG